One genomic segment of Myxococcales bacterium includes these proteins:
- a CDS encoding DUF1501 domain-containing protein, giving the protein MNRRSFLKLFAATGAASTASLPVLRALANPSGVEESFIVIHASGGWDVSLWADPRNARVGLVDPATDEVVETAGIRHWTPKPLGDGTSSFELVRRGALTLGPVMGNLTDRADRLTLVNGIAMDTVSHRDGAFYSATGRHLAGGRAVQTSVDSVLASELGAADLLPLVSVEFPSTFVSRTLDPRGMPLRMSRVTTAGDSVARSDAWTTAQDRDAVTAVLAEEAADLAASSYDPVPAERMKLQYEALRRLLADKGTGQLFDENKLRTVAQPRFFVDGAGQRVVRRFQDTMALNAAFAVEAIKKRVVRCVSFAVRGFDTHSADYADAPLKYQEFFDVIATLIDRLDAEGLSDRVHILVVSDFCRTPQINLRGGRDHHPNNSALIVSPRFKGGRAFGGTDAGQLLSTNYIQEATGARPIQPGDVIATLLAAMGIDPRAHLRDGVVMPEVLA; this is encoded by the coding sequence ATGAACCGACGTTCGTTTCTCAAGCTGTTCGCCGCGACCGGCGCCGCCTCGACGGCGTCGCTACCGGTGCTTCGCGCGCTCGCGAACCCGAGCGGCGTCGAGGAGAGCTTCATCGTGATCCACGCCTCGGGCGGCTGGGACGTCTCGCTCTGGGCGGATCCACGAAACGCTCGTGTTGGTCTCGTCGACCCGGCCACCGACGAGGTCGTCGAGACGGCCGGCATTCGGCACTGGACACCGAAGCCCCTCGGGGACGGCACGTCGAGCTTCGAACTCGTGCGGCGCGGCGCCCTGACGCTCGGCCCGGTGATGGGCAACCTCACCGATCGCGCCGATCGACTCACCCTCGTGAACGGCATCGCGATGGACACCGTCTCCCATCGGGACGGCGCCTTCTATTCCGCTACGGGGCGCCACCTCGCCGGCGGTCGAGCGGTTCAAACCTCGGTTGACAGCGTTCTCGCCAGTGAGCTCGGCGCCGCAGACCTTCTGCCCCTCGTCAGCGTCGAGTTCCCCTCGACCTTCGTCTCGCGAACGCTCGACCCGCGTGGCATGCCGCTGCGGATGAGCCGCGTCACCACGGCCGGCGATTCGGTGGCGCGAAGCGACGCGTGGACGACGGCGCAAGATCGCGACGCGGTCACCGCCGTGCTGGCCGAAGAAGCCGCCGACTTGGCCGCGAGCTCCTACGACCCCGTGCCTGCGGAGCGCATGAAGCTTCAGTACGAGGCGCTGCGCCGGCTGTTGGCTGACAAGGGGACGGGGCAACTCTTCGATGAGAACAAGCTCCGCACCGTGGCCCAGCCGCGCTTCTTCGTCGACGGCGCGGGCCAGCGCGTCGTTCGCCGCTTCCAAGACACCATGGCACTGAACGCGGCCTTCGCCGTCGAAGCCATCAAGAAACGCGTCGTTCGCTGCGTGAGCTTCGCCGTCCGCGGCTTCGACACGCACAGCGCCGACTACGCCGACGCGCCGCTCAAGTACCAGGAGTTCTTCGACGTCATCGCGACGCTGATCGACCGACTCGACGCCGAAGGGCTCTCGGACCGCGTTCACATCCTGGTCGTGAGCGACTTCTGCCGGACGCCGCAGATTAACCTGCGCGGCGGGCGAGACCACCACCCCAACAACTCCGCGCTGATCGTCTCGCCCCGCTTCAAGGGGGGGCGCGCGTTTGGAGGCACCGACGCTGGCCAGCTCTTGTCGACGAACTACATCCAAGAAGCCACCGGTGCGAGACCCATTCAGCCCGGCGACGTCATCGCCACCTTGCTCGCGGCGATGGGCATCGACCCGCGCGCGCACCTTCGCGACGGTGTCGTGATGCCGGAGGTGCTCGCGTGA